In a single window of the Pyrococcus sp. NA2 genome:
- a CDS encoding MFS transporter, translating to MQKLVILLLLSLGWIFNYAHRMAVPALAPIIAKDLGINNAEVGLLMTSLLLPYSLIQVPAGYIGDKIGRKRLLTLSIIGYSLSSATIILTRDYWDLVIVRALYGFFAGLYYAPATALISELFKERKGSALGFFMVGPAIGSGITPLIVVPVALVLSWRHAFLVLSIMSTVVGILLAFSVKGEPVKVDRVKFSIPKGVFLLSFANFLGLGAFFAILTFLVSYLVSRGASIEEASAMFSLLSVIGIFGSILAGFLYDHLGRVSVFLAYLLNAILTFSLIVIPSPFLLIPLGLVLYSVGGIITAYTSEKAEKENLGVVMGFVNMVGFFGATIGPYLVGKLIDMFSYNRALLSVPLAYLLAAVIILFDMRKLHKS from the coding sequence ATGCAGAAACTTGTAATATTACTCCTACTGAGCCTTGGATGGATATTCAATTACGCTCATAGGATGGCAGTTCCAGCCCTTGCCCCGATAATAGCCAAAGACTTAGGAATAAACAATGCCGAAGTTGGCCTCCTCATGACATCTCTACTCTTACCTTACTCCCTAATTCAAGTTCCTGCCGGTTACATTGGAGATAAAATCGGGAGAAAAAGGCTTTTAACACTAAGCATCATTGGTTATTCCCTTTCCTCGGCAACAATAATACTCACAAGGGACTATTGGGATCTAGTGATCGTGAGAGCTCTATATGGCTTCTTTGCAGGCCTCTACTATGCTCCAGCTACTGCCCTAATAAGTGAACTCTTCAAGGAAAGGAAAGGTTCAGCTCTTGGCTTCTTCATGGTTGGCCCAGCAATAGGTTCAGGTATAACGCCATTGATAGTTGTCCCCGTGGCACTAGTGCTCAGCTGGAGGCATGCCTTTCTGGTCCTCTCAATTATGAGTACAGTGGTTGGTATACTGCTGGCCTTCTCAGTTAAGGGAGAGCCTGTTAAGGTGGATAGGGTCAAGTTTTCAATTCCAAAAGGAGTCTTCCTCCTTAGCTTTGCGAACTTCCTGGGCCTTGGGGCATTTTTTGCAATTCTCACATTCCTCGTATCGTACTTAGTCTCAAGAGGGGCCAGCATAGAAGAAGCATCTGCAATGTTTTCCCTCCTCTCTGTAATTGGGATCTTCGGCTCGATCCTTGCAGGCTTTTTATATGACCATTTGGGAAGAGTCAGTGTGTTTCTAGCTTACCTTCTAAATGCGATCCTAACGTTTTCGCTAATAGTTATTCCCTCTCCATTCTTACTAATTCCCCTAGGTCTTGTTCTATATTCTGTTGGTGGTATAATAACTGCTTATACATCTGAAAAGGCCGAAAAAGAGAATCTTGGTGTTGTTATGGGCTTTGTCAATATGGTGGGATTCTTTGGGGCAACCATCGGCCCGTATCTAGTTGGGAAGCTAATAGATATGTTCAGCTACAACAGGGCATTGCTTTCGGTACCTTTGGCATATCTTCTGGCAGCTGTGATAATTTTATTTGACATGAGAAAGCTTCATAAAAGTTAA
- a CDS encoding prolyl oligopeptidase family serine peptidase gives MEDPYIWMENLQDERVQKIVEEENKRFRNLVGKLSDEVFPEVWKYYSIPTLRMARITKRGIIAYYTEKDKAVIKWLDGDVIVDSKEIEREVKDEILLQGFTTDEDGEKLAYSFSIGGADEGITRIIDLKTGELIEEIKPSVWNIVFLKDGYYFARFYRREKTPDGISPPAERIFWKDENGERMIFGEGLGSGYFMSLRKSSDGKFAMITLTYGWNKAEIYLGPIDDPEEWKKVYSTDVPAEPIDYIDGKLYILTREGRGLGKIIAVNGEKEEIVPEGEFPLEWARIVNGKIIAGRLVHASHVLEIYNLKGEKIREIKFDVPGTVTPLDDDGEKMLLMYTSFTVPYRMYEFKNELRLLEERNIEGSFKVEEDFATSKDGTRIHYFIVKGEKDEKKAWTFGYGGFNVALTPRFFPQVIPFLKRGGIFVMANLRGGSEYGEEWHRAGMRENKQNVFDDFIAVLEKLKKEGYKVAAWGRSNGGLLVAATLVQRPDVMDVALIGYPVIDMLRFHKLYIGSVWIPEYGNPDDPRDREFLLKYSPYHNVKKKEYPPTLIYTGLHDDRVHPAHALKFFMKLKEVGAPVYLRVETKSGHMGASPETRARELSDLLAFILLNL, from the coding sequence ATGGAAGACCCCTACATCTGGATGGAAAATCTTCAAGACGAGAGAGTTCAGAAGATAGTAGAAGAGGAGAACAAGAGATTTAGAAATCTCGTAGGGAAGTTGAGCGATGAAGTTTTTCCAGAAGTTTGGAAGTATTATTCGATCCCAACCTTGAGAATGGCGAGGATAACTAAAAGGGGCATAATAGCATATTACACAGAAAAGGACAAGGCTGTAATCAAATGGCTTGATGGAGATGTGATAGTTGATTCAAAGGAGATAGAAAGAGAAGTCAAGGATGAAATACTACTCCAGGGATTCACGACCGATGAAGATGGAGAAAAGCTGGCCTATAGCTTCTCAATCGGAGGAGCGGATGAAGGGATAACAAGAATAATTGATCTAAAAACGGGAGAACTAATTGAAGAGATAAAACCATCAGTCTGGAACATAGTGTTCTTGAAGGATGGTTATTACTTTGCAAGGTTTTACAGAAGAGAAAAGACTCCAGATGGTATAAGTCCCCCAGCAGAAAGAATATTCTGGAAGGATGAAAATGGAGAAAGGATGATATTTGGAGAAGGATTGGGTTCAGGATACTTCATGTCCCTAAGAAAGAGTTCAGACGGAAAATTTGCAATGATAACTCTAACTTATGGATGGAACAAGGCAGAGATTTATCTTGGTCCAATTGATGATCCTGAAGAATGGAAGAAGGTTTACTCAACGGATGTTCCAGCTGAGCCAATAGACTACATCGATGGAAAGTTATACATACTAACGAGAGAAGGGAGAGGTCTTGGGAAGATAATAGCCGTCAATGGAGAGAAAGAGGAGATAGTTCCCGAAGGGGAGTTTCCCTTAGAGTGGGCCAGGATAGTGAATGGCAAGATCATTGCAGGAAGACTCGTTCATGCTAGTCACGTACTTGAAATTTACAATTTGAAAGGGGAGAAGATCAGGGAGATTAAATTCGATGTCCCTGGAACGGTAACTCCACTTGACGACGATGGAGAAAAGATGCTTTTAATGTACACGAGCTTCACCGTTCCCTATAGGATGTACGAGTTCAAGAATGAGCTAAGACTTTTAGAAGAAAGAAACATTGAGGGAAGCTTCAAGGTCGAGGAGGATTTTGCAACTAGTAAGGATGGAACGAGAATTCACTACTTCATAGTTAAAGGAGAAAAAGATGAAAAGAAGGCTTGGACGTTTGGATACGGTGGCTTTAACGTTGCGTTAACTCCCAGGTTCTTCCCACAGGTTATTCCTTTCCTTAAGAGAGGTGGAATCTTCGTGATGGCGAACCTAAGAGGTGGAAGTGAATACGGCGAAGAGTGGCATCGTGCTGGGATGAGAGAGAACAAGCAAAACGTTTTCGATGACTTCATAGCCGTGCTAGAGAAGCTCAAGAAAGAAGGATACAAAGTTGCTGCTTGGGGAAGGAGCAATGGAGGACTTTTAGTTGCTGCAACCCTTGTTCAGAGACCAGATGTTATGGACGTGGCCCTCATAGGATATCCAGTTATAGACATGCTAAGGTTTCACAAGCTCTACATAGGGAGCGTGTGGATTCCAGAGTATGGAAATCCAGATGATCCTAGGGATAGGGAATTCCTGCTGAAGTACTCCCCTTATCACAACGTTAAGAAGAAGGAATATCCACCAACTTTAATTTACACGGGTCTGCATGATGACAGGGTTCATCCAGCCCATGCACTTAAGTTCTTCATGAAGCTGAAAGAAGTTGGTGCTCCAGTCTATTTAAGGGTGGAAACAAAAAGTGGGCATATGGGAGCATCACCAGAGACGAGGGCCAGGGAGCTATCGGATTTGCTGGCCTTTATCCTTCTCAACCTTTAA
- a CDS encoding 50S ribosomal protein L34e: protein MKPMYRSRSWRRKYVRTPGGRVVIHFERRKPKIAHCAICGRPLNGIPRGRPVELRKLPKTKKRPERPYPHLCPKCMRRVMKEQIRAQLQI, encoded by the coding sequence ATGAAACCAATGTACAGGTCAAGGTCATGGAGAAGAAAGTACGTTAGGACTCCCGGAGGAAGAGTTGTAATACACTTTGAGAGGAGAAAGCCCAAGATAGCCCACTGCGCGATCTGTGGGAGGCCTCTCAATGGAATACCAAGGGGAAGGCCAGTTGAACTTAGGAAGCTACCAAAGACAAAGAAGAGGCCTGAGAGACCCTATCCACACTTGTGTCCAAAGTGCATGCGTAGGGTCATGAAAGAACAGATTAGAGCCCAGCTTCAGATTTGA
- the cmk gene encoding (d)CMP kinase, with product MPKGKLVITVSGLAGSGTTTLSKKIAEYYGLKHVYAGLIFRQMAKERGMTLEEFQKYAELHPEIDREVDRRQIEAAKEGNVVIEGRLAGWMVKNADLKIWLDAPIRVRAERVAKREGISVEEAFMKIAEREMQNRKRYLNLYGIDINDLSIYDLIINTAKWSPEGVFAIVKAAIDHLDPVGDAGSKKEKEVG from the coding sequence ATGCCCAAAGGCAAACTTGTAATTACAGTTAGTGGGTTGGCAGGTTCTGGAACAACGACGCTGTCAAAGAAGATAGCCGAGTATTACGGGCTAAAGCATGTTTATGCAGGATTGATATTCAGACAGATGGCAAAGGAAAGGGGAATGACCCTAGAAGAGTTCCAGAAATATGCAGAGCTACACCCAGAGATAGACAGGGAAGTCGACAGGAGGCAAATAGAGGCTGCTAAAGAAGGTAATGTTGTTATAGAGGGGAGACTCGCTGGATGGATGGTCAAAAATGCTGATTTAAAGATATGGCTTGATGCTCCAATCAGGGTTAGAGCTGAAAGGGTTGCAAAGAGGGAAGGGATAAGTGTTGAGGAGGCGTTCATGAAGATTGCTGAAAGAGAAATGCAGAACAGGAAAAGGTATTTAAACCTATATGGTATCGACATCAACGATTTGTCAATATATGATTTAATTATAAACACCGCAAAGTGGTCCCCTGAAGGTGTATTTGCAATCGTTAAGGCCGCTATAGACCACCTCGACCCCGTCGGCGACGCGGGGTCGAAAAAAGAGAAGGAGGTGGGATGA
- a CDS encoding 50S ribosomal protein L14e, which yields MPAIDIGRIAVIIAGRRAGQKCVIVDIIDKNFVLVTGAGLNKVKRRRMNIKHLEPLPEKIDIPRGASDEEVKAALEKAGISL from the coding sequence ATGCCCGCAATAGATATTGGTAGGATCGCCGTAATTATAGCCGGAAGAAGAGCTGGACAGAAGTGCGTTATAGTTGACATAATAGACAAGAACTTCGTTCTAGTTACAGGAGCTGGACTAAACAAAGTTAAGAGAAGAAGAATGAACATAAAACACCTTGAACCACTTCCAGAGAAGATAGACATTCCAAGGGGAGCAAGTGACGAAGAAGTCAAAGCTGCCTTGGAGAAGGCAGGCATCTCCCTCTAA
- a CDS encoding histone deacetylase family protein, which yields MVGEIYYSRKFLLHKLDNYHPENPGRLWLVLTAIRELNLEDHIEEPSPIEETLIYKIHEREYVETIRKLSLSGGGYLDADTYVGPRTWEAAILALGASRQAALSALEYGELNMALVRPPGHHAGRRGRAMGAPTLGFCIFNNVAMAALTLKMEVGKALIIDFDAHHGNGTQEIFWDDADVVHIDLHEREIYPGTGDVGEIGGIRAKGTKVNLPMPHYSTDGDYIYAWNEVVMPIVDEFKPKIVLVSAGFDGFKGDGLTTLKLTEMFYSYAGSSLRKYPVALILEGGYSTGLKKGFPAFILGYEEERSKDHGQPSYETLKLVEEVKDILSPWWSL from the coding sequence ATGGTTGGTGAGATATACTATTCGAGAAAATTCCTTCTCCATAAGTTGGACAACTACCACCCCGAGAATCCAGGAAGGTTATGGCTAGTTCTCACGGCGATAAGAGAACTAAATTTGGAGGATCACATAGAGGAGCCATCTCCCATCGAGGAGACTCTAATTTATAAAATTCATGAAAGGGAATACGTGGAAACCATAAGAAAGTTGTCCCTTAGCGGGGGAGGTTACCTCGATGCTGACACTTATGTAGGGCCAAGGACATGGGAAGCAGCGATTCTTGCTCTTGGAGCTTCTCGCCAAGCAGCGCTATCCGCCTTAGAATACGGAGAACTCAACATGGCTCTCGTAAGGCCACCGGGACATCATGCGGGTAGAAGGGGAAGAGCTATGGGAGCTCCAACGCTTGGTTTCTGTATTTTCAACAACGTTGCCATGGCGGCCTTAACCTTGAAGATGGAGGTAGGAAAGGCCCTGATAATAGACTTTGACGCTCATCATGGAAACGGAACCCAAGAGATATTTTGGGATGATGCCGACGTGGTTCATATAGACCTACATGAAAGAGAGATATACCCTGGAACAGGGGATGTTGGTGAGATTGGGGGAATTAGAGCAAAAGGCACAAAGGTAAACCTTCCAATGCCTCACTATTCTACGGATGGAGATTATATATACGCATGGAATGAAGTCGTAATGCCCATAGTAGATGAGTTCAAACCAAAGATTGTTTTAGTATCTGCTGGATTTGATGGATTCAAGGGTGATGGCTTAACAACTTTAAAGTTGACGGAGATGTTTTACTCCTATGCTGGTTCAAGTCTAAGAAAGTATCCTGTGGCATTAATCCTCGAAGGAGGATATAGCACAGGACTAAAGAAAGGATTTCCGGCATTCATACTAGGTTACGAGGAGGAGAGAAGTAAGGATCATGGACAACCTAGCTATGAAACTCTAAAGTTGGTGGAGGAAGTTAAAGATATCTTAAGTCCCTGGTGGTCACTATAG
- a CDS encoding YbhB/YbcL family Raf kinase inhibitor-like protein, giving the protein MSLRVSSTFENNEFIPAKYTCEGIDVNPPLKIEGLSDRAVSLVIIVDDPDAPGGTFTHWIAWNIPPVTEIPEGIPKEGVVERPIKMIQGRNDFGRIGYNGPCPPRGHGIHHYHFKIYVLDTKLDLKPGASRKELEKAMQGHIIQFGELVGLYERK; this is encoded by the coding sequence ATGAGCCTAAGAGTTAGTTCAACGTTTGAAAACAACGAATTTATACCTGCAAAGTACACATGCGAGGGTATAGACGTGAATCCTCCTCTGAAGATTGAAGGGCTGAGCGATAGAGCTGTTAGTTTAGTCATCATAGTTGATGACCCTGATGCGCCAGGAGGAACATTCACTCACTGGATAGCCTGGAATATTCCTCCAGTTACTGAAATTCCTGAGGGAATTCCCAAAGAGGGAGTAGTTGAGAGGCCAATAAAAATGATTCAAGGAAGGAATGATTTTGGAAGGATAGGATATAACGGTCCATGCCCTCCGAGAGGTCATGGAATTCACCACTATCATTTCAAAATTTATGTACTTGACACGAAGTTAGATTTGAAGCCAGGGGCAAGTAGGAAAGAACTGGAAAAAGCTATGCAAGGGCACATAATTCAGTTCGGAGAGCTTGTTGGTCTGTATGAGAGAAAATAG
- a CDS encoding DUF2118 family protein, protein MSRIPQLYVEVPKEECLEGRRVKHDCIVIQDNIEVRLREGEEVPEFIELDKAKFLAKEIYDRFHFYVDQYEHRMKVDAIIVYPDRRTKIYLKKGDELLLLPVEGYVVTLIADVGNRVRKGDAFAAITTRKGEVHYLKPPKPGTVVYIDEFTNRPHYVYYILPEE, encoded by the coding sequence ATGAGCAGGATACCTCAACTCTATGTCGAAGTTCCAAAAGAAGAATGCCTAGAAGGAAGGAGGGTAAAGCACGATTGTATAGTAATTCAAGATAACATTGAGGTAAGACTCAGAGAGGGGGAAGAAGTTCCTGAGTTCATAGAATTGGACAAGGCAAAATTTCTAGCCAAGGAAATCTATGACAGATTTCATTTCTACGTTGATCAATATGAGCACAGGATGAAGGTGGATGCGATAATAGTCTACCCAGACAGGAGAACCAAGATCTACCTGAAGAAGGGGGACGAGTTACTGCTGTTACCTGTGGAGGGTTACGTGGTGACCCTGATAGCCGATGTAGGAAATAGGGTTAGGAAAGGAGATGCCTTTGCGGCAATAACAACTAGGAAAGGTGAGGTTCATTATCTAAAACCTCCTAAACCAGGAACGGTGGTTTACATTGATGAGTTCACAAATAGACCTCATTACGTGTATTATATACTTCCAGAGGAATAA
- a CDS encoding GNAT family N-acetyltransferase, whose amino-acid sequence MRPIIRKARPEDKPFIEEIARLTWGGGDYIADVFDEWVGDNFYVLEINGKVIGTVKLTILPGKVGWLEGLRVHPNYRRRGYGKMLHNFIIDVGKKLAREGKIEALEFATYFLIRESISMAEKTGFYVKAKFFIFGAKVNSFEPEEPKEVELKLEHLTLGIIPVGWRFIKRSAEAVDWIRKNATLYETNGLYFLAPKSGTTFTPLDIGLSGLKAMLPAMAWVAKERGEEEFDVMLPGGVKPLLQGIKKLNLYLWDDTNDPNVLVFRKEEGL is encoded by the coding sequence ATGAGGCCAATAATAAGAAAAGCAAGGCCTGAAGACAAGCCATTCATCGAAGAGATAGCCAGGCTAACCTGGGGTGGTGGGGATTACATAGCTGACGTCTTTGACGAATGGGTCGGAGACAACTTTTATGTCTTGGAAATTAATGGGAAGGTTATAGGAACTGTGAAGTTGACAATCCTTCCAGGAAAAGTTGGATGGCTAGAGGGATTAAGAGTTCACCCAAATTACAGAAGGAGAGGATACGGAAAGATGCTCCATAATTTCATTATTGATGTAGGCAAGAAACTTGCCAGGGAGGGGAAGATAGAGGCTTTAGAGTTCGCAACTTATTTTTTAATTAGAGAGAGCATCTCAATGGCTGAAAAGACGGGATTTTATGTTAAGGCAAAGTTCTTCATCTTTGGAGCTAAAGTTAATAGCTTTGAACCTGAAGAACCTAAAGAGGTTGAATTAAAGTTGGAACATTTAACCTTGGGTATAATTCCAGTGGGTTGGCGCTTCATTAAAAGAAGTGCAGAGGCAGTTGACTGGATCAGGAAGAATGCAACTCTCTATGAGACAAATGGTCTATACTTTTTGGCTCCAAAATCCGGAACGACATTTACTCCTCTCGACATTGGGTTGTCAGGATTGAAGGCTATGTTGCCTGCGATGGCGTGGGTGGCAAAGGAGAGAGGAGAAGAGGAGTTTGACGTAATGCTTCCTGGTGGAGTCAAACCGCTACTCCAAGGAATAAAAAAGTTGAACCTTTATTTATGGGATGATACTAATGATCCGAACGTACTGGTGTTCAGAAAGGAGGAGGGATTATGA
- the for gene encoding tungsten-containing formaldehyde ferredoxin oxidoreductase, whose translation MKGWWGRILRINLTTGEVKVQEYPEEIAKKFIGGRGLAAWILWNEVKGVDPLSPENKLVFAAGPFNGLPTPSGGKLVIAAKSPLTGGYGDGNLGTMASVHLRRAGYDALVVEGKAKRPVYIYIEDDNVSILSAEGLWGKGTFETERELKEIHGKNVGVLSIGPAGENLVKFAVVMSQEGRAAGRPGMGAVMGSKNLKAIVIRGTKEIPVANKEELKKLSQEAYNEILNSPGYPFWKRQGTMAAVEWTNENSALPTRNFSDGSFEFARPIDGYTMEGMKIKQRGCPYCNMPCGNVVLDAEGQESELDYENVALLGANLGIGKLNEVAVLNRIADDMGMDTISLGGVIGFIMEAKEKGLIKDDEAPEFGDFKKAKELALNIAYRRTELGNFAAEGVKRMAEKLGDDSFAMHVKGLEVSGYNCYIYPGMALAYGTSSIGAHHKEAWVIAWEIGTAPIEGEQAKKVEYKITYDPEKAAKVVELQRLRGGLFEMLTACRLPWVEIGLSLEYYPKLLKAITGVTYTWDDLYKAADRVYALIRAYWVREFNGKWDRTMDYPPKRWFTEGLKSGPYKGQHLDREKYDALLSEYYRIRGWDERGIPTKETLKNLDLDFVIPELEKVVKLS comes from the coding sequence ATGAAGGGATGGTGGGGGAGGATTCTAAGGATAAACTTAACAACTGGAGAAGTTAAAGTTCAGGAATACCCCGAAGAAATTGCTAAGAAGTTTATTGGTGGTAGGGGACTAGCAGCCTGGATTCTTTGGAATGAAGTTAAAGGTGTTGATCCTCTTAGTCCAGAAAATAAGCTCGTTTTTGCTGCAGGTCCTTTTAATGGACTACCAACCCCAAGCGGTGGAAAGCTTGTTATCGCAGCTAAGAGTCCACTAACTGGAGGTTATGGTGACGGAAATCTTGGAACAATGGCCTCCGTTCACTTAAGGAGAGCAGGATACGATGCCCTTGTAGTTGAAGGAAAGGCAAAAAGGCCTGTATACATCTACATAGAGGATGATAACGTTAGCATTCTTAGTGCCGAAGGTCTATGGGGTAAGGGAACGTTCGAGACAGAGAGAGAACTTAAGGAAATTCACGGAAAGAACGTTGGAGTACTCAGCATAGGGCCAGCGGGAGAGAACCTTGTAAAGTTTGCAGTTGTGATGTCACAGGAGGGTAGAGCAGCAGGAAGACCAGGAATGGGTGCCGTTATGGGAAGTAAGAATCTTAAGGCAATAGTAATCAGGGGAACCAAGGAGATTCCAGTTGCAAATAAGGAAGAGTTAAAGAAGCTCAGTCAGGAGGCGTATAATGAGATATTGAACTCGCCAGGATATCCGTTCTGGAAGAGACAGGGTACAATGGCAGCAGTTGAGTGGACGAACGAGAACTCTGCATTACCAACCAGAAACTTTAGTGATGGAAGCTTTGAGTTCGCAAGGCCGATAGACGGTTACACAATGGAGGGTATGAAGATAAAGCAGAGGGGATGTCCATACTGTAACATGCCCTGTGGAAACGTTGTTCTTGACGCTGAAGGCCAAGAGAGCGAGCTTGATTATGAGAACGTTGCTTTGCTAGGTGCTAATCTTGGAATAGGAAAGCTCAACGAGGTTGCCGTTCTAAACAGAATCGCGGATGATATGGGAATGGATACCATAAGCCTCGGTGGAGTTATAGGATTCATAATGGAGGCCAAAGAGAAGGGACTTATCAAGGATGATGAAGCTCCAGAGTTTGGGGACTTTAAGAAGGCCAAGGAGTTGGCATTGAACATAGCCTACAGAAGAACAGAGCTAGGGAACTTTGCCGCTGAAGGAGTAAAGAGGATGGCCGAGAAGCTTGGTGATGATAGCTTTGCGATGCATGTTAAGGGACTCGAAGTTAGCGGTTACAACTGTTACATCTATCCAGGGATGGCCCTAGCTTATGGAACAAGCTCAATTGGTGCCCATCATAAGGAAGCCTGGGTTATAGCTTGGGAGATTGGAACTGCGCCAATAGAGGGTGAGCAGGCCAAGAAGGTTGAGTACAAGATAACCTATGATCCAGAAAAGGCGGCAAAGGTAGTTGAGCTTCAGAGGCTAAGAGGTGGACTCTTCGAGATGCTGACCGCATGTAGACTACCATGGGTCGAGATAGGACTAAGCCTAGAGTACTATCCAAAGTTGCTCAAGGCCATAACAGGGGTAACTTATACATGGGATGATCTTTACAAGGCCGCTGACAGGGTTTATGCATTGATAAGGGCCTACTGGGTAAGAGAGTTCAACGGTAAGTGGGACAGGACAATGGATTATCCACCAAAGAGATGGTTTACTGAGGGATTGAAGAGCGGACCATACAAGGGACAGCACCTTGACAGGGAGAAATACGATGCACTTCTCTCCGAGTATTATAGGATAAGGGGATGGGATGAGAGAGGAATACCAACCAAAGAGACACTTAAGAATCTAGACTTAGACTTTGTAATTCCTGAACTTGAGAAGGTAGTTAAGCTCTCCTGA
- a CDS encoding NADP-dependent malic enzyme, producing MDPLEFHRGGKIGIIPKVPLETREHLSLAYTPGVAEPCKEIARVNEKVYEYTSKGNLVAVVSDGSRILGLGNIGPLAGLPVMEGKALLFKRFGGIDAFPIMIKEQDPEMFIEVVKAISPTFGGINLEDIASPKCFYILDRLRKELDIPVFHDDQQGTAAVVLAGLINALKVVGKKLSEITIALFGAGAAGFATLRILVEAGVNPGNVRVVELVNGEPRILTNDLDLEALFPYRGWLLEKTNSEGIEGGPEKALNGADVLISFTRPGPGVIKPEWIKKMADDAIVFPLANPVPEILPEDAKKAGARIVATGRSDYPNQINNLLGFPGIFRGALDVRAKSITDGMIIEAAKAIASVVEDVSEENIIPSPLNPLVYAKEARAVAEEAIREGVARIKVKGEEIEENTLKLIKFYEEVIAPITKKIMEIRRA from the coding sequence ATGGATCCACTTGAGTTTCACAGAGGTGGAAAGATAGGGATAATCCCAAAGGTTCCCCTAGAGACTAGGGAACACTTGAGCTTAGCTTACACTCCAGGAGTTGCCGAGCCATGTAAGGAGATAGCAAGGGTGAATGAAAAGGTCTATGAATATACAAGCAAGGGAAATCTCGTTGCAGTTGTAAGTGACGGAAGTAGAATACTTGGCCTTGGAAACATAGGACCTTTGGCGGGTCTACCTGTAATGGAAGGGAAGGCCCTACTATTCAAGAGGTTTGGAGGGATAGATGCATTCCCAATAATGATAAAAGAACAAGACCCAGAAATGTTCATTGAGGTAGTTAAGGCAATATCGCCAACCTTCGGGGGGATAAACCTGGAGGACATAGCCTCTCCAAAGTGCTTTTACATATTGGATAGGCTTAGGAAAGAACTTGACATTCCAGTCTTTCATGATGACCAACAAGGAACAGCTGCCGTTGTTTTGGCAGGTCTTATAAATGCCCTAAAGGTGGTTGGGAAGAAGTTGAGTGAGATAACAATTGCCCTATTTGGAGCTGGAGCTGCAGGTTTTGCAACTTTAAGAATTCTAGTTGAGGCTGGAGTCAATCCAGGAAATGTTAGGGTTGTTGAGTTGGTGAACGGAGAGCCAAGGATATTGACAAACGATCTTGATCTAGAGGCCCTCTTCCCCTATAGGGGTTGGCTACTTGAGAAGACAAATAGCGAAGGCATAGAAGGAGGGCCAGAGAAAGCCCTTAATGGTGCAGACGTTCTGATATCATTTACGAGGCCAGGACCAGGGGTTATAAAACCAGAATGGATAAAGAAGATGGCGGACGACGCAATAGTATTTCCGTTGGCAAATCCAGTTCCTGAGATACTTCCGGAGGATGCCAAGAAGGCTGGAGCAAGAATAGTCGCCACGGGGAGAAGTGATTACCCAAACCAAATAAATAACCTTCTCGGGTTCCCAGGGATATTTAGAGGAGCATTGGACGTTAGAGCAAAGAGTATAACAGATGGAATGATAATTGAAGCTGCAAAGGCTATAGCAAGTGTTGTAGAGGATGTAAGCGAGGAAAATATAATCCCATCACCACTTAATCCCCTTGTCTACGCTAAAGAAGCTAGGGCTGTAGCTGAGGAGGCAATAAGAGAGGGTGTTGCAAGAATAAAGGTTAAGGGAGAGGAGATTGAAGAGAACACTTTGAAGCTTATAAAATTCTATGAGGAAGTGATAGCACCAATAACAAAAAAGATAATGGAAATCAGGAGAGCTTAA